The following are from one region of the Thiocapsa rosea genome:
- a CDS encoding helicase-related protein, which produces MLMKPEQVRRLRMTLDLTQQQFSDLLGVSFVTLNRWENGQSKPSAMGLAKLQDLAARTDSGAAEAGALGGRSVSSDTSAELPRLDFLGDANALRVLVEGERLSYGHLFNPVFATEISEIDPLPHQRIAVYRRMLPQHRLRFLLADDAGAGKTIMTGLYVRESLSRRTIRRVMVVAPAGLVGNWYRELRKLFQLQFKIVTGGDTKNGNPFVGPGSDLVVVSLDSLRSPRLFNALRDSQVAPYDLVVFDEAHKLSANRDLDGSFRATDRYRLAEAIAGVRELPDEWRLPWAAHHLLLLTATPHMGKEYPYYCLWRLLEPEIFSTETAFANFPRESRDRYFVRRVKEEMVDLYGKSLYAERFCDTVSYDLSRGAISEQALYDRTTAYIRDYYNQARLLNPQAARFAMTVFQRRMASSTWALLCSFRNRLAKLDALIDDIQSGRVPEVELRSQQKRLKRKVREGRLVDVLAAKTADEETSTDGAEENEESEAEALGTFVATSLAELMDERGQVQELMTLAETVHASGQESKFERMAELLRAPQYQDQKVIVYTEHRDTLEFLSRRLEGMGYADQVAYIHGGLGFEERDAQVERFRRPHDAEGKGARFFIGTDAAAEGINLQFCWILFNYDVPWNPARLEQRMGRIHRYGQKRDRVAIVNLVAGKTREGRVIKTLLDKLEEIRKQLGSDKVFDVVGRIFEGMAITDYIQRAVESDDEADKKALELSGQLTPEQIKAIEAREASIYGPGGDVRSDLPQLREAMAIEEMRRLLPGYVRRYLEHAAPVVGIDFVGDLDEHFFMRPCKRGVLDSILPLLETYPESARNRFTVYRPDDGRDAIFLYPGEPVFERLSAIAIESARNQALRGAIFTDVGATAPYLFHVARVSVERGVDPGLPAFHSPEAIEQRLVGLKQYADGRLIETPVEHLLLLKPTPKPSPGSVVFLAQSDTWRLAAQEHIRRDLVAKLADLQRMNATTRLAETEEYLQRAFDYQESELAAARKRFTEKARDGNRIAHAELDRIKAQQKSLAHRREQALLQARREVELIQPGRVEMLATALIQPSTDPDDIKARDAEVERIAVEVAIAFEAAQGADVRDVSTPPKARLAGLNDYPGFDLMSKRAGEERGIEVKGRVGVGEIELTENEWARACNLRERYWLYAVFDCGGVQPRLLRVQDPFAKLIAKARGSMAIAYSDIANASEAVE; this is translated from the coding sequence ATGCTTATGAAGCCCGAGCAGGTACGTCGCCTTCGCATGACACTGGACCTGACGCAGCAGCAATTTTCAGATCTGCTCGGGGTGTCGTTCGTCACGCTGAATCGCTGGGAAAACGGACAGTCGAAGCCCTCCGCAATGGGTTTGGCTAAGTTACAGGATCTCGCGGCTCGAACCGACAGCGGGGCAGCGGAAGCGGGCGCTTTAGGGGGCCGCTCGGTGTCTTCCGACACGTCAGCGGAGCTTCCACGGCTGGACTTTCTGGGTGACGCCAACGCGCTTCGCGTACTCGTCGAAGGCGAGCGGCTGTCCTACGGGCATCTGTTCAACCCTGTCTTCGCAACCGAGATCAGCGAGATCGACCCTCTGCCGCATCAGCGGATCGCGGTCTACCGGCGCATGCTGCCCCAACACCGCCTGCGCTTTCTGCTGGCCGACGATGCCGGTGCCGGCAAGACGATCATGACCGGGCTCTACGTTCGCGAGAGCTTGTCTCGCCGGACGATCCGGCGGGTCATGGTCGTGGCGCCGGCCGGTTTGGTGGGCAACTGGTACCGCGAGCTGCGCAAGCTCTTTCAGCTGCAGTTCAAGATCGTGACGGGCGGCGACACCAAGAACGGTAATCCGTTCGTCGGCCCCGGCAGCGACCTCGTCGTGGTGAGCCTCGACAGCCTGCGTTCGCCGCGTTTGTTCAACGCCCTGCGCGACTCGCAGGTCGCCCCTTACGACCTCGTCGTGTTCGACGAGGCGCACAAGCTTTCGGCCAACCGCGACCTGGACGGATCCTTCCGCGCGACCGACCGCTACCGCCTGGCCGAAGCGATTGCGGGGGTGCGGGAGCTGCCCGATGAGTGGCGCCTACCTTGGGCGGCGCATCACCTGTTGCTGCTCACGGCAACGCCGCACATGGGGAAAGAGTACCCCTACTACTGTCTGTGGCGGCTGCTCGAGCCCGAGATCTTCAGCACCGAGACCGCTTTCGCAAACTTCCCGCGCGAGTCCCGCGACCGCTACTTCGTCCGCCGCGTCAAGGAGGAGATGGTCGACCTTTACGGGAAGTCCTTGTATGCAGAGCGGTTCTGCGACACGGTGAGCTACGACCTCTCGCGGGGCGCGATCAGCGAGCAAGCACTGTACGACCGCACCACGGCCTACATCCGCGATTACTACAACCAGGCCCGCCTGCTGAACCCGCAGGCCGCACGGTTCGCCATGACCGTGTTCCAGCGGCGCATGGCCAGCAGCACCTGGGCCTTGCTCTGCTCTTTCCGAAACCGCCTCGCGAAACTCGATGCCCTGATCGACGACATCCAGTCCGGTCGGGTGCCCGAGGTAGAGCTCCGCAGTCAGCAGAAGCGCCTGAAACGCAAGGTGCGCGAGGGCCGGCTGGTGGACGTCCTGGCCGCGAAGACGGCAGACGAGGAGACCTCGACAGACGGGGCCGAGGAGAATGAAGAGAGTGAGGCCGAAGCGCTCGGGACGTTCGTTGCAACCAGCTTGGCGGAGCTCATGGACGAACGCGGCCAGGTGCAAGAGCTGATGACCCTCGCTGAGACCGTTCATGCGAGCGGCCAAGAGTCAAAGTTCGAGCGCATGGCCGAACTGCTGCGCGCGCCTCAGTACCAGGACCAAAAGGTCATCGTTTACACGGAACACCGGGACACGCTGGAGTTCCTGAGCCGACGGCTCGAAGGCATGGGCTACGCCGATCAGGTGGCCTACATCCATGGTGGGCTTGGCTTCGAGGAGCGCGACGCCCAGGTCGAGCGCTTCCGCAGACCCCATGACGCCGAGGGCAAAGGTGCGCGCTTCTTCATCGGCACCGACGCTGCGGCCGAGGGCATCAACCTCCAGTTCTGCTGGATCCTGTTCAACTACGACGTGCCATGGAATCCGGCGCGGCTCGAGCAGCGCATGGGCCGTATTCACCGCTACGGCCAGAAACGGGACCGCGTCGCGATCGTCAACCTCGTCGCCGGCAAGACGCGCGAGGGCCGGGTCATCAAGACCTTGCTCGATAAGCTCGAGGAGATCCGCAAGCAGCTCGGCTCCGACAAGGTGTTCGACGTGGTGGGCCGCATCTTCGAAGGCATGGCCATCACCGACTACATCCAGCGAGCCGTCGAGTCCGACGACGAGGCGGACAAGAAGGCACTGGAGCTCTCCGGTCAATTGACGCCGGAGCAGATCAAGGCCATCGAGGCGCGCGAGGCGTCTATCTACGGCCCCGGCGGCGACGTGCGCAGCGATCTGCCCCAGCTGCGCGAGGCGATGGCCATCGAAGAAATGCGCCGCCTGCTGCCCGGCTATGTTCGCCGCTACCTCGAACACGCCGCTCCGGTCGTCGGCATCGACTTCGTCGGTGATCTCGATGAGCACTTCTTCATGCGACCGTGCAAACGCGGGGTGCTCGACAGCATCCTTCCCTTGCTCGAAACCTACCCCGAGTCGGCGCGTAACCGGTTCACGGTGTACCGCCCCGATGACGGGCGCGATGCCATCTTCCTATATCCAGGCGAGCCCGTCTTCGAGCGCCTCTCGGCGATTGCCATCGAGAGCGCCCGCAACCAGGCGCTGCGTGGCGCGATCTTCACCGACGTCGGCGCCACCGCCCCGTACTTGTTTCATGTGGCACGCGTCAGCGTCGAGCGCGGCGTCGATCCGGGGCTGCCGGCTTTCCACAGCCCGGAGGCTATCGAGCAGCGCTTGGTCGGGCTCAAGCAGTACGCCGACGGAAGACTGATCGAGACTCCGGTCGAGCACTTGCTGCTCCTGAAACCGACGCCCAAGCCCAGTCCCGGAAGCGTCGTCTTCCTGGCCCAAAGCGACACCTGGCGCCTGGCCGCGCAGGAACACATCCGGCGCGACCTGGTTGCCAAGCTGGCGGACCTGCAGCGCATGAACGCCACGACGCGACTCGCGGAAACCGAGGAGTACCTGCAACGGGCGTTCGACTACCAAGAGTCCGAACTGGCGGCAGCGCGCAAGCGCTTCACCGAAAAGGCCCGCGACGGCAACCGGATCGCCCACGCCGAGCTGGATCGCATCAAGGCCCAGCAGAAAAGTCTGGCCCACCGCCGTGAGCAGGCATTGCTGCAGGCGCGGCGCGAGGTCGAGCTGATTCAGCCCGGCCGCGTCGAGATGCTGGCCACCGCGCTCATTCAGCCATCCACCGATCCCGACGACATCAAGGCGCGTGATGCCGAAGTCGAACGCATTGCCGTCGAGGTGGCCATCGCATTCGAAGCGGCCCAAGGTGCGGATGTGCGTGATGTGTCCACGCCCCCGAAGGCGCGCTTGGCCGGCCTGAACGACTACCCCGGCTTCGACCTCATGTCCAAGCGCGCCGGCGAGGAACGCGGCATCGAGGTGAAGGGGCGTGTGGGTGTCGGCGAGATCGAGCTGACCGAGAACGAGTGGGCCCGAGCCTGCAACCTACGCGAGCGCTACTGGCTCTATGCCGTGTTCGACTGCGGGGGCGTCCAGCCACGCCTCCTCAGGGTGCAGGACCCCTTCGCCAAGCTGATCGCCAAGGCACGCGGAAGCATGGCCATCGCCTACAGCGACATCGCCAACGCGTCGGAGGCCGTCGAATGA
- a CDS encoding DUF1156 domain-containing protein: protein MHNNDKRLIEVAFPLKQTSIDSVHEKNVRHGHISTLHIWPARRPLAACRAALIATLLPDPGDKEKRDELLKRLGGTLKKTLKKKKMPNGRVEEIEALETEGGVLHWGNESSPDMDWFRQQIRLAYGGRAPRVLDPFAGGGAIPLEAMRLGCEVTAIDINPVAWFILKCTLEYPQRLAGQKRRLPDFALQDGELMAAYLKAQGLTPSQVKRHLRELADALAPRASDQTLGGLDYGETLGLLDHPKLAPTLLDADLAWHVRAWGSWVLRQARRDMARFYPTYAEYCTLKPYARVPLDRDEPLRLVPLNDAGEPQIDLLNAGFDPEYLDNPANPRWIPKRTTAYLWSRAVTCKACRAEIPLLKTRWLAKSDKKRVVLVMRPLESMSDVEFSIDSHAKEHGGNAAQRREHDKRVGSGTMSRAGATCPCCGTIMTPEDLRLEARSGRLTHRPIAVVTEGLNGKEYRLPTQEELSRAAIALDMLNYVSQNLPYGLPTESIPLGASRSAGGSAFTVSLYGLDEWAKLFAPTQLVTLCRFAQEIRTQSEVINRYYSADWAAALISYLACTFSRTTDYLASLCVWEKSAEEVKHTFMRWALPITWDFAEANPFGPADRYWRGAVSSVAGTIGKLHETSWKDSCAPTVIRGSAIQALEPVYDVIVTDPPYYDAIPYSDLMDFFYVWLRRTLSGVSKEFDDAFASDLAPKWDHKRNDGELIDDAARFGGSRDASKRNYEDGMARAFITCHKALLPGGRLVIVFAHKHPNAWETLVAAIIKSGFVVDGSWPVMTEMPGGLRNLRRASLSSSVWLVCRKRDPMAKAGWDTQVLNDMQSSITTKLRDFWDAGIRGPDFIWAATGPALESYSRYPAVKKASEAGGVMSVTDFLGHVRRLVVDFVVGRVLSHGQAEATPGDHPLDDVTTYYLLHRNDFGLKEAPAGPCILYAVSCGLSERELADQYELLARSGGAADVEDEEAPNNDEDGDEEKAASSGGGGKYKLKDWRARKHRSLGMETASGRAIPLIDQVHKLMQFWVAGDVVKVNAFLDSRALRHSQVFIQLIQALIEKSRAEGCTEECSILERLQNYLRSVGSTAQTELGLGG, encoded by the coding sequence ATGCACAACAACGACAAACGGCTCATTGAAGTCGCCTTTCCGCTTAAGCAGACATCCATCGACTCGGTGCATGAAAAGAACGTGCGCCATGGGCACATCTCGACGCTGCACATCTGGCCGGCGCGTCGCCCCCTTGCGGCCTGCCGCGCGGCGCTGATCGCTACGCTGTTGCCCGACCCGGGCGACAAGGAAAAGCGCGACGAGCTGCTGAAGCGGCTTGGCGGAACGCTCAAGAAGACGCTGAAGAAAAAAAAGATGCCGAACGGTCGCGTGGAGGAGATCGAAGCTCTGGAGACCGAGGGCGGCGTGTTGCACTGGGGCAACGAGTCCAGCCCGGACATGGATTGGTTCCGGCAGCAGATCCGGCTGGCTTACGGCGGGCGTGCGCCTCGGGTGCTGGATCCCTTTGCCGGTGGCGGGGCAATTCCGCTCGAGGCGATGCGGCTCGGCTGCGAAGTGACGGCTATCGACATCAACCCGGTGGCCTGGTTTATTCTGAAATGCACGCTTGAGTACCCGCAAAGGCTTGCCGGCCAAAAACGAAGGTTGCCCGACTTCGCCTTGCAGGACGGCGAGCTCATGGCCGCCTATCTCAAGGCTCAAGGGCTCACGCCGTCCCAGGTCAAGCGCCACCTGCGCGAGCTGGCCGACGCATTGGCGCCGCGTGCCTCGGATCAGACCCTGGGAGGGCTCGATTACGGGGAAACCCTGGGCTTGCTCGATCACCCAAAGCTCGCCCCGACCCTTCTGGACGCCGATCTGGCCTGGCATGTGCGCGCTTGGGGGAGCTGGGTGTTGAGGCAAGCACGCCGAGACATGGCGCGCTTCTATCCAACCTATGCCGAATACTGCACGCTGAAGCCCTACGCCCGCGTGCCCTTGGATAGGGACGAGCCGCTCAGGCTCGTACCCCTGAACGATGCCGGCGAGCCTCAGATCGATCTGCTCAATGCGGGTTTCGACCCAGAGTATCTGGACAACCCGGCCAATCCACGTTGGATTCCTAAGCGAACCACCGCCTATTTGTGGTCGCGGGCAGTTACGTGTAAAGCATGCCGCGCAGAGATTCCATTGCTGAAAACTCGATGGCTTGCAAAAAGTGACAAAAAGCGGGTCGTCCTTGTCATGCGACCGCTTGAGAGTATGTCTGACGTTGAGTTTTCTATTGACTCGCACGCGAAAGAACACGGTGGAAATGCGGCTCAGCGGCGCGAGCATGATAAACGTGTTGGCTCGGGAACCATGTCCCGCGCTGGTGCGACCTGCCCATGTTGCGGGACCATTATGACGCCGGAGGATTTGAGACTTGAGGCTCGGTCAGGCCGACTAACGCATCGGCCCATCGCGGTCGTGACAGAAGGACTCAATGGTAAGGAATATCGATTGCCTACCCAAGAGGAGTTGTCGCGTGCAGCAATCGCCCTCGACATGCTGAATTATGTATCGCAGAATCTTCCGTATGGTCTCCCTACGGAATCTATTCCCTTGGGAGCAAGCCGGTCCGCTGGTGGATCTGCGTTTACTGTTAGCCTTTATGGGCTTGATGAGTGGGCAAAGTTGTTTGCCCCAACGCAGCTGGTCACGCTTTGCCGTTTCGCACAAGAGATTCGTACGCAGAGCGAGGTTATCAACCGATATTATTCGGCGGACTGGGCCGCTGCACTTATTTCATACCTTGCTTGTACTTTTAGTCGGACAACTGACTACTTGGCTTCACTCTGCGTATGGGAAAAGAGCGCGGAGGAAGTCAAGCATACATTTATGAGGTGGGCTCTACCCATCACATGGGACTTCGCGGAAGCCAATCCTTTCGGTCCCGCTGATCGCTACTGGCGTGGGGCGGTATCGTCTGTAGCAGGTACGATTGGGAAGCTTCATGAAACATCTTGGAAGGACAGCTGCGCTCCAACCGTAATTAGGGGGTCGGCGATCCAGGCGCTTGAGCCTGTTTACGACGTGATCGTTACTGATCCACCATATTACGATGCGATCCCTTACTCGGATTTGATGGACTTCTTCTATGTTTGGCTCAGAAGAACCCTTTCCGGTGTGTCTAAGGAATTCGACGATGCATTTGCCTCTGACCTAGCCCCCAAGTGGGACCATAAACGAAATGATGGCGAACTAATTGACGATGCTGCGAGGTTTGGTGGAAGTCGCGACGCATCAAAGCGAAACTACGAAGACGGCATGGCGCGGGCCTTCATTACTTGCCATAAGGCTTTGCTTCCAGGTGGTCGGCTAGTCATCGTCTTTGCACACAAGCACCCCAATGCTTGGGAAACCTTGGTAGCGGCAATCATCAAGTCAGGCTTTGTTGTCGACGGTAGTTGGCCGGTCATGACGGAGATGCCTGGTGGCTTGCGCAACCTTAGGCGTGCTTCGCTCTCATCTTCGGTCTGGTTAGTCTGCAGGAAGCGAGACCCGATGGCGAAGGCGGGCTGGGACACCCAGGTACTCAACGACATGCAGTCCAGCATCACGACCAAGCTGCGCGACTTCTGGGACGCCGGCATCCGCGGACCCGACTTCATCTGGGCCGCCACCGGCCCGGCGCTGGAGTCTTACAGCCGCTACCCGGCGGTGAAGAAGGCGTCCGAGGCGGGTGGGGTGATGTCGGTGACGGACTTCCTGGGCCACGTGCGGCGCCTCGTGGTGGATTTCGTCGTCGGCCGCGTGCTGTCGCATGGACAGGCCGAGGCGACACCGGGCGACCATCCGCTGGACGATGTGACGACCTACTACCTGCTGCATCGCAATGACTTCGGCCTGAAGGAAGCACCGGCCGGTCCGTGCATCCTTTACGCCGTGTCCTGTGGTTTGTCGGAGCGCGAGCTGGCCGACCAGTACGAGCTGCTGGCCCGTAGCGGTGGTGCGGCAGATGTCGAAGACGAGGAAGCCCCGAATAACGACGAAGACGGCGATGAAGAGAAAGCCGCATCCTCGGGTGGTGGCGGTAAGTACAAGCTCAAGGACTGGCGTGCTCGCAAGCACCGTTCACTGGGAATGGAAACGGCCAGTGGCCGAGCGATTCCGTTGATCGACCAAGTGCATAAACTCATGCAGTTCTGGGTGGCGGGCGACGTCGTCAAGGTCAACGCGTTCCTGGACAGCCGCGCGTTGCGCCATAGCCAGGTGTTCATCCAACTGATCCAGGCATTGATCGAGAAGAGCCGCGCCGAGGGCTGCACGGAGGAGTGCTCGATCCTGGAGCGTTTGCAGAACTATCTGCGCTCGGTGGGTAGCACGGCACAGACTGAGCTGGGTTTGGGAGGATGA
- a CDS encoding ATP-binding protein: MFADPQELLRHIALGEDSTLELKEVRVESGRVVAPHRNGLADELAAFANAQGGICVLGVEDGSRRILGIATEDLDRVEQHIQAACHDLVEPPLAPHIERMWIPDDQGGGQAVIKIEVPRSLFVHRSPSGYLLRSGSTRRQLTPEQLARLFQHRSQTGLIRFDEEIVPGAELNALGAPLWRRFRPARSRDTQPVLLGKLGMARQDESGLWRPTVSGILMACADPCRFLSSAYIQAVAYRGTTVVPFDDNDMYQLDARDLTGPLDAQVIEACRFVYRNMKVGAVKRTGRKDLPQFDMTAVFEAFVNAVVHRDYSLHGSKVRLRLFADRLELYSPGGLPNTLDPESLPYRQVARNETLASLLARCPIPTDAGWIETNRTTFMDRRGEGVPVILARSEKLSGRIPEYRLINDSELLLTIYAANRGGETQ, from the coding sequence ATGTTTGCCGACCCGCAAGAACTGCTCCGCCACATTGCCTTAGGGGAAGATTCGACGCTCGAGCTCAAGGAGGTCCGCGTGGAGTCCGGCCGAGTCGTTGCCCCCCATCGCAATGGATTGGCTGATGAGCTTGCCGCCTTCGCCAATGCGCAGGGGGGCATCTGTGTTCTGGGCGTGGAGGATGGCTCGCGCAGAATCCTCGGCATCGCGACGGAGGATCTCGATCGCGTCGAGCAGCACATCCAAGCCGCTTGTCATGATTTGGTCGAGCCCCCGCTTGCGCCTCACATCGAACGTATGTGGATACCCGATGACCAGGGTGGCGGGCAGGCGGTGATCAAGATCGAGGTGCCACGCAGCCTGTTTGTCCACCGCAGCCCTAGCGGTTATCTGCTGCGTTCGGGCAGCACGCGCAGGCAATTGACGCCGGAGCAATTGGCTCGGTTGTTTCAGCATCGCAGCCAGACCGGATTGATCCGTTTCGACGAGGAGATCGTCCCGGGTGCCGAGTTGAATGCGCTCGGCGCGCCACTGTGGCGTCGCTTCAGGCCCGCGCGCTCGAGGGATACGCAACCGGTGTTGCTCGGCAAGCTCGGTATGGCCCGTCAGGATGAATCGGGACTCTGGCGGCCCACGGTGAGCGGGATCTTGATGGCCTGCGCCGATCCATGCCGATTTTTGTCCAGCGCTTACATCCAGGCGGTTGCCTATCGCGGGACCACGGTGGTTCCGTTCGACGACAACGACATGTATCAGCTCGACGCGCGGGACCTCACCGGCCCACTGGATGCACAGGTCATCGAAGCCTGCCGCTTCGTTTACAGGAATATGAAGGTCGGTGCGGTGAAACGGACCGGTCGCAAGGATTTGCCGCAATTCGACATGACCGCGGTGTTCGAGGCATTCGTGAATGCCGTTGTGCACCGCGATTATTCCTTGCATGGATCGAAGGTTCGCCTGCGCCTGTTCGCCGATCGATTGGAGCTGTATTCGCCGGGCGGGCTGCCCAATACCCTTGACCCGGAGAGCCTGCCTTACCGTCAGGTCGCGCGCAACGAAACCTTGGCCAGTTTGCTCGCGCGTTGCCCGATACCAACGGATGCCGGCTGGATCGAAACGAATCGCACGACGTTCATGGACCGGCGTGGCGAGGGTGTGCCGGTGATTCTGGCACGTAGCGAGAAGCTGTCGGGCCGTATACCCGAGTATCGCCTCATCAACGACAGCGAGCTGCTGCTGACCATTTACGCCGCCAATCGCGGAGGCGAAACCCAATGA